The genomic interval CTGCTCATTGCTGCCGAACAGATACCGTGGCTTAATCGGCGCCGGAAGTTCTTTCCACTTCACGGCCGTTTGCATCGCGACCGCATCGTTGTACACCGTGTAGTTATTCTGATGCGAGGCAATCGAACCCTCTTCGCCAGTCTTCGGATCTTGTTCCTTGACATCGACATTCACTGACGTCGGCGCCCAAGGCAACTTCCCTTCGGCCACACTCTTCGTCCGGTCGTCCCACTGGAACATGAATACGACATGCTTGTCGTTATAGAGGGACTTCACCCAAATATCGTCGATCCGATTCACGAAGTTTCTTGGCTTGTGAGTGATCTGACCACCCATCGCGATATACCGTCTAGCCCGATTCTTCCACAACTCATGCTCTGGATCTGCCGGGATTTCCCCTTCGACCACCCCTGAGGACACCACAAAGTTGATCTTCGGCTTGTCCGCCTGCGGATCGATCGCTAGGGGTTTCCCGTCAGCCTCTCGCTCACACAGCGAGTTCACGAAGTTGGCAATGTGCCACCGTTCTTCAACCGTGCTGTTGTCAGCGAACGAGGGCATCGGCGTACCGTTGACTCCGGTCGAAAACGTCCGGAAAATGTTTTTGACATTATAGGGATCTTGGCGGCTGCCCCTGAAGTTCCAGCACTTGTGCCAGTCGGCCGGCTGAATTGAAAAACCCCAGTCATCTTTCAGATTGAACGCATTGCCGTCGCCACGGCCTTCAGCGCCGTGACATTCCACACACTTCTTCTCGACGATGAGCTCTGCGCCCTTCTTTAAACTCTCTTCTGACGCGGCAATCGGCTTCAGCTCATCAAGCTGTAGAACGGTCTGACTTTCAGATGCCTTATCGGTGAACTTTCTATCCTTCACCAGCTGTGTCGTGACAAAAGACAAGACTTGGAGCCGCTGCTCTTCAGTCAGAATACCTTCCCAGGATGGCATGGCTGAACCTGGCAGACCATGTGTGACGGTCTCAAACAGATCGTTCTGACCAGGAATGGGCTTCTTGGCATCGAACAACGGCAACTCACCGCTCGCCGTGCGACGAATCTTGAACGTGCCCTGGTTGAAGTTACGGGGGCGAGGCCAGAGACGATCTGCGCCAGGTCCATCACCCGCACCATCGACGCCGTGGCACCAGACACACTTGGTAAAGTACACGCGCTTGCCTGCCTCAATCATGTCGGCAGCAGGTTCAGGCGACAATTCAGCCTTCTTGAAACCCTCAGGAAGGGCATCTGCGGCAAAAGCTACGCCCCCGGTGCTCCCGGAGACCAGGATAATTCCGAAGGCAGTCGCGAGGAGCGCCCCCGCCTTCAGACTAAACGAATTCTTCATGGTTTCCCTCATGTCGTAAATCCAGGTTGGCTAGAAATTCCCGTGAACGATTAGTCCCAGGTTCGGGGGTAATACCCCGTGTGCCAATATTCGAACAAGATGACTTTCCAGATTTCGTCCACAGTCAGATGCTGCTCCCACGGTGGCATCACAGAGGCCCAGGGGAACCCTTCGTTCGGCAACCCGATTCCACCCTTGGCCACACGCCAGAAAATGAACGTTTCCTGTAATTGTGCAATCGTTCCCGGATCAGTAAAGTTCGCAGGAATTGGATTGAAAGCAAATGCATGGAGGCCGCGACCGTTCAGGTTATCGCCGTGGCAGAAGTGGCAGTTTTGGAAGAAGATCTCTCCCCCCTCACGCACATACTTCAGGTAGCCCTGAGCATCTTTATCCCAGGGATTGGCATTCGGCTTCATCAACCGACCCATACCCTGCTCCACAATATTCGCGTTGCTATATTCCTGATCGAACTTCCCTTCGAGGTTGACACGATAGGGGTTCTGCGATGTTTGAAGTGTATACGTCTTTCCATGCACCTTGGTGCTGGCCGGTGGCGCCGGATGCACCGTGCGCAACTCGATGGGCTCCTCTGACTTCGGCACCATCGCGTTATAGGAGAACCCGCCGATCAAAATCGGCAACAGGACCAGATAGGCGTACCGCAACAATTTGTTTGCCCCGGTTTGGGCATCCAAAATGTTCATGATCGGCTGCTTGAACTTCTTCCAATCTTCCTCGTTCGCTGAGACCCACATAAACACAGCTATGAGCGAGACGGTCCCGTACATAGCGCGAACGCTGAACGGAATCGGCGGATACACACGATACTTCAAATACAGAAGAATGAACGACCAAAAGAAAATCCCCTGCCAGAAGCGAGGGAGCGCCATTCCCATGGAAGCCGACATATAGCTTAGCCCTGTAAAACCCGCGACAAATAGCGCGAGCTCAAAGAGCACTTGCATAGGCATGTAACCTTCGACCAGGCGCACGGTATTTGACGGAATGATATCCACAATCATTCCGGCAAGCAGGAGTATCCCAACAGCTCCTATGAGTGCCGCGACTGACATTAATGCTTTCATCGGCAAACTCCCTTTACTCAACAAAAGAGGTAGACAGACAAGACTATGAAATCTTCGGTGGCGGCGATCCCGCCTTCACCTGCGACAAATAATCGACGATCTTCTTCAGCGCCCCGGCGCTGAGCTTCTGTCCGAACACTTTCGGCATCGTATTGTCCGGGAATGGCTTCACCACATAGGCACTTGGTGAGACAATCGACTCCATAATGTAATCCGGAACAGTTTTTGCCGTCCCTTTGTAGTCCTTATCCTTTATGCGAAGAGGAGCATTTGTGCCTTCTTCGAGCTTAGGACCAATCGTACCAACTGCCCCAGGAATGCCAGGGATAGTGTGGCAGGACACGCACTGAGCCTTTGCTAAAATCTGATCCACCGGCTCCGTTCCATCTGCCAGCAAGGCGCTGGGCGGTCCGGCTGCCTTGTCATCTTGCTGCTTTGGACGATCGGCTTCCGGAATAAACTTCTCATAGGACTTGACGATCTCGTCATATGTCGGAGCGTCTCGCCCTTCGCGGATATAGAGCCACGTATCAACAGCCGCCAACTCTGCGAGACTCAGCGAGATCGGTGGCTTGTGGATGGCAGGCATTGGGCTTTCTTTATCGTTCGTACCCTTCACACCAAAGCCGGCAACAACGTAACAGCTCGGGCAGGAGTGGGACTCAGCGATATACTCTTGGCCATTTTCTGCAGTGCCCGCTCCAGGAAATGCTTCCTTCTGAGCATAGTCTCTACCTGCAGGCTTTCCCTTGCTGTACTTAGGATCTTCCAGCCGCTCTTTACCTGCACGCTCAGGAATACCGTCAAGGTTTGGTGCACGCTCTCCCAGCATTCCTTTGTGGAACGCATGACAAAGTGGACATTGCCCTTTCCCAATCGCGCCCTGAACCTTATTTTGCCCGATGCCCCCGAAAATGATCTTTTCGCCTTCATCGGCCAACTGCTGCGCGGTCATCGCCTCATACTGAAGCTTCTCTTCTTTCGGAGGAAATCCACCTTCGACCTGCGGCAACCAATTGCCATAGCCTGATAAGCCAGCAGCAACAAGGAACATGAAGCCGCCGATCTTGAGCAATGCGGCTTGATTGGGAAAGTAGATCCCCATCATAAAACACATTGCAGTGATGAGAACTAAGGAGACAGGCAACATCCGGTTCGCACCATAGAAACTGGTCTCATAGTGCGCAATTGCCAGCAACAGCATGAACGCAGCGATCGTGCCAATAAAGAGCTTGAACGTTGCGCGCTTCTTTGCAGTTGGATCACTAATCGATATCAGAGAGTACACGAGAAGCCCCGCGAGAAGCGCGAGCAGTGGCCACCCTATTGAAATAGCTTCGTTTATCAGATCGCCCACGATTGTAACCTCCTGAGGTTTTGGTAAGAGCGGAGGCACGTACCACGCGCCTCCACTCCCCCAAGCAAGATCCTAAAGATGATCAGTGGCTCCCAGCTGGCTGCGCAGCGCCGCCTGGAACCCCTGCCTTTACTTCAACTGGCGCCTTCTTTATCCCGAGGCTACCAAGCCAGAAGACAAAGAGAATGCTGATCCAGAAGAACAACACATTGAATGAAATCATATTTGCGGCAAATCCCACTGTATGGGTATAGGCCCAAGGTGAGTTATCCCGCATGATCTCATTCACGTGCCAGAACAATCGGACTGAGGAGCGAATGTACCCCATCAACCCCATCATCCAAGTAAAGGCTGTCGCAAGCATGATCAAAGCATACTGCGACCGAGCTGAGATCTTTCCCCACTCGATAGGCCCCATCTGCTTGGCGCCCTTCATCATGAAGCTATTGAGTGCAAACATGAAAAAGAGGCAGGACAGCGTCGTAGCGACTTGAGGCACCGACAGACCGACTCGCACGTTTGCCGGGATATAATATCCCAGGACCGCGAGCCCAATAATATTGACGTAGGCACAACCAAAGAACATACCCATGAAGATATTGCCGAACTTCGACCAGGACACCGTCGAGACCTTGTTGCCTCGCATGTACCAGACGAAACTAAGAATGGTGGTGGTAATGATGACGTTGATTCCACCGTTCTTGGCCGACATGACGCCATAGTTCCCCAACACCGGGTGCTGCTGACCACCCATCGCCTTGAGCTCAGCGGGAGTCATGACAATCGTGTGAGGAGTAATGAACACCAGGTAGCCGCAACAGAGGACGAACACGAGATACTTGATGTAGCGTTGATATTTCTCGGCACCACGCATCCGGCCTAGAGCCTGCCAGAGATAGTAGTTAGTGCTGAGAAAGAGAATGCCGATCATCGTAGCTTGAATGATGAAGAGCCAAGCCAGAAGACCGCCCATGAGGGTAATGCCCATCTGCTGACGGTAGGCATACACTTCGCGCATCAGCCAATAACCGGCGAATGGCAAGGGGATCAAGAACGCCACGCCGAGCGCCATGGCGATATAGCCCATCCAATCATAATGCGCACGATCTTCGTCGGTCTTGGAGGCCAAAAACTTGTACGCCGCGTAGGCCGCCACGACACCACCACCGAACGCCATGTTACCCAAAATGCGATGCAGGTTCAGCGGATTCCAAAGTGCGGTATGGATGACGTGCCAGATGTTCCCAAGATAGCGCCCCTGCTCATCGACTCCGGCCGGCGACATCATGAACCCGATCCAGGAATTCGCCAAGAACATGAGCAACGTTCCGATCACGTTCAAAATGACGGACAGGCTCAAGTGAATCCACTTCAGAAACCCTTCCCTCATCTTGTCCCAGCCGTAGTAATAGATGTAGAGGGTTCCGCTCTCCGCCACAAACATCAATGCATAAATATGCATGACCGGACGGAAGATACTGGATAAGTAACCGAAGAACGCCGGATACAGAGTCAGGAAGGTGAAGATCAAGATACCACCGAGAATGGCGGTCAACGAATAGGCCGTCAGACTGATCTTGATGAAGTCGTAGGCGAGCTGATCATACCGCTTCGCCATCGCTTTATCCTTCGTCACCACTCCCATGAACTCGATGACCATGCAGAAAATCGGAACCGCGAGCACAAAACTTCCGTAATAGAGGTGCTGCTGATTTGCGAACCAGAGCAACACGCGACTCTCGAAGTTGTATCGCGGATAATCCCGAGGACCATCGACGGTCTTCGGAGCAGGGGCACCGACAACGATACCCTCCGTCTTATAATAGACGTCTCTCCCCTTCTCGACCTTCGCCTCACCATCCTTCTTCACCGCATCAGGCGCATCCGCGCCCAAAGCTAGCGTTGGAAGCGATACGGCGATGGGGAGCAGGAGAAGGCCAATCATCGCGCAAAGCGCCATGATTGAGAACAACTTCTTCCCAGCCACTAAACCCATGGGATACCTCCTTAATGCATTCCGAAAAAGACTCACCATAATTCCCTGCAAACTCAACTCAGCACAGAATAGACCCAGGACCTACTTCCTGAACAAATACCAGAAGTCCAGTCCCTGCGAATCCATCAAAAAGTGATCGACTCCCACGAAATAGGCAACACAAATTACTAGCGACACAAGCACATAAACGATTGTCTGACCCATTAGACTCCCTCCCTCACAGCTTGCAGACATTCAAAAACCCCAGAAATAGAGCGGCCCTCACTTAGCAGGGGCACTGAATTCCTGCGAACCAATAAAAAAACCAGATTCCAGCCGCACAGGTGATGTAGAAAATCATCTTGCCGATGTTAACCTTCATCTCGCTATCTGCTACCACTGTTGCCATTGTGTCTCCTTCTTCTGATGGAAATAATACGCGCCTAGTTCAGCTCAGCGAATTTCTTGACACACAGATTTTCATATGTTATTCAAAATTCTTTGCCGCACACGAAATATCAGGGGAAAATCGATGATTGCAAACTCAAAAGTGTTCGACATTATAGTTTTGGCCGGTATGGTTGTCAATATAATTTTGGCCGTGTTCCTCATTCTCTACCACTTTGATTTGTTGTAGATTTTTCATGGTTTCAGGCTCAAGTTCTACTCTTATTTCATGCCTGAAACCGCACAGCGAAATCCGATCGTTTCATCGCGAAAGTCGGAAACCATTTTACTCCGACTGGTGATACGAATATCAGCCCCCGTGGTCGCGTATCCTCCCCCTCGAAGCACCCGAAAGGTGCCAAACTCAGGGCCTTGAGGGTTTCGTTCGGGAGTCTCCTTAAAATAGCTTTCCGCGTACCAGTCGGCCACCCACTCCATCACATTTCCTGCTCCATCCATGACACCGTACGGGCTCTTATCGGTCAGAACGGCACCGACAGGCGCGGCGACATCATGACCATCCTGCACCCTGGCCCAATTCGCTCCGTTGGGCTGCTCCACATTACCCCAGGGCCAGAGACGGCCATCCGTTCCTCTCATCGCCTTCTCCCACTCCGCCTCAGTGGGAAGCCGCTTCCCCTTCCAATGACAATAGGCTTCCGCATCCTCCCATGACACGTACACCACGGGCTGATTGATGCCACGCATCCTGCTCATGTTCTTGGCGTAGCGGGAAGGAGGACCAGACTTGCGGTGGCCGGTCGCATCGACAAATTGCTGGTAATAAAAGTTGGCCACTTCGTACCGATCAATGGCAAAGGCATCCAGCACCAGCGTGCGCTGCGGCCGTTCGTCAAATCCGTCATGATCGGTCCCGCGGATGAAGGGCCCTGCCGGAATTGAGACCATCTCTTCCCGGACCGGCTCTTCACGAGTAACCTGAGAGGAATCGAGCGGCTCTGACGGGGTTGCATCCGTGGAATTGCTTGGAGGATCCTCAAATGGAGTCAGCGTGGTGCCACGGATGATTGCCAGGATGGGAAGCGCAGCAAACACGAGGACGGTAAGAAGAAACGCGATCTTAAATTTACTTTCAAGCATGTCTGTTATGACGCCGAGGGGCTGTCGCCAATCTCCATATCGCTCGCACATCGAAACCCGATCGTAATATCCGTCCGCCAATGCTTCGCCGCAAATCGTTTGGATAGCCGGGCGTTATGCTCAGTCTCTCGCCACGACCCCCCACGCACCACCTTCAAATCGACATCGTCCGGCCCTTTCGGGTCACGGTAGGGCGCTTTCTGGTAGTAATGCTCATCGTACGAATCCGCGACCCATTCCGCGACGTTCCCCGTCATGTCATAGATTCCATAGGGACTTCTCCCGGACTCGAACGACCCGGGAGGCGCGAGATACCGATAGCCATCTTCACTCCCATCCACATTGGCATTGGCGCGGCCATTCATGAAGGTGTCGCCCCACGCGTACTTCCGCTTCCCCTCGCCACGGCCGGCCTTTTCCCATTCCGCTTCCGTGGGAAGCCGCTTGCCTGCCCATTTGCAATAGGCCCCCGCCTCGTCCCACGACATGCTCATCGCCGCAAACTCCGGCTTCAGCAGCTTGGATTGATCGTCTTCAAACACCTCGATCTTCGGCAAGGGCCGCTTGGTCATTTTAGCGAACCGGGCATATTCCTCTTGCGACACCTCTTTCTTGTCGAGAAAGAACCCCTTGAGAAACACTTGACGCTCCGGCACTTCGTCTGGATCACCATCTTTGCTGCCCATGATGAACGGACCTTCGGGGATCTGCACCATTTCGCGGCCCTCATCGCCCATCTTTGTTTTATACATGGAGTAATCCAGCGAAGGGGCACTGCTCGGCGCAGGACGAGACTCAGTCTTGATCGACAGAACCAGCTCTTTCATCTTCTTCGCCTTGTACGATTCATAGACCAGCAAGCTGATGATCAGGAAGAACGACGCAAAGACAAAAATGATCGAACCGATGAGTACTCCCCTATTTTCCATCGCGTCTCATGCTCCTTCGATTGTGCGTGACACGGAGGGATCGACCGGCTCAGATGCGGCTTTCTTGGCCGCATACATATCCAGCAACATCGAGATCTGCACACCCAGAAATCCACCCATGGCGGCGCCGGCCCCCGCGCCAACGGATATTCTCTCCGGCCCGGCAATGAACCAGGCCAACGCCCCGCCCAACAGCGTTCCTACCAAAATACTCACCAGGAAGCGCCGTCCCCCCATAAACCCGATGACTCCGCCAAGTACCAGCCCCGCCCCACTCGCAAGCGGCAATATACCGCCACCCATAATGACCCCGATGAGCGTTCCGACTGTTCCCATGACGGCCACGCCAAACAGGATATCGAGCATCGCACGGGGTGCAACTTGTTCCGTACCAGACTCGGTCATGCTAATGACAACTCATTTCTTTAACGGCCTGCGCTCGCAACCATCGATCCAAAGTCGATTTCCACCCCAGGCCCGGCAATGATCGAAATACCCCAGGCTTTCGCCGCCGGCTCATGCTGGTGAATCCGCTTGAAATCTTCGTAGACGTTCACGCGCTCTTCAAACCACTGACCGACATCCTTGGTGCCGCTTTGCACCACGATCTCCGAGCCGCTGAACATGCCCCCTTCGGTCACCGTCCCCTCAGGCTTCGAGGCACTCCAGATATACTTCGTGAACACCGGGATGAACATGAGATCCGTATCCAGGGAGGCGTAAATCGCTGCAATCGGTTCCGTTCCTGCCGTAGCGGATTTATGCAGGCGCCAGCGCCAGGTCAAGACCGGAAACGCCTTCGGGTCCCAATCGATCTTCTTCTTCTTGATTCTCTGTCCTGCATCCTTCGCCGCCAGAAAACTCACACCGTTCTCAGTCTGAACCTTATAGGCATCCCGCCCCTTGGACTGACTTCGCTGATTTTCATGATCCCAATTCGATGGGAACCCGTCCGTTTCCTTTGCCTGAAAATCCTCCAGAACCAAAGATGGGTTTTGGGCCGAGATCGCACCCTGCATCACGAAGCTTCCACAGATAACCAGCCCGACTGCGAGATATCGTCGAATTATCGCCCCTCGCCTCATACGCGCAACCCTTTCGCTGTTCATGCCTCTTGCGACGACGACGGCGCCAGAACCGTCGCATTTCCTTCGACCAAGTCTTCTCCCATCACGGGCAACTGATCACGCTGGCACATCCAGAAGAGCGCGAACACCGCTCCCCAGAACACCACCATGTTGAGCGTCACCATCTTCGCCGCAAACGCCAGATCCGGTGTAAAGGCCCAGGGAGAAACATCGGCCATCACCTCACTCACATGCCAAGCCAACCGCCCGGACGAACGAATATACCCCATGAGACCCATGACCCATGAGAAGGCAGCCGCCAATCCGAATAGGCCCACCATGCCTCTGACCGATATCTTCCCCCATTGGACCGGCCCACGAATAAGCGCCCCCTTGAGCATCATGCGATTGATCACCAGCGCGCCCACCAGAACCGTGAACGTCGTCACCGCCTGCGGCGACGACAACCCGACGCGAAGCTTCGCCGGCAGATAGAACCCATAGACCGAGAGGCAGATAATGTTGAGTGCACCGACCAGAAACAGCGCGCCGATCAGAAAGTTTCCTTTCTTCACCCAGGAGACAACCATCGTTCGATTTGCGCGCCGATAGTAGATGAAGCTCAGTGTGGTCACGAGAATCAAGATATTGACTGCGCCGTTCTTCGCCGACATCACGCCATAGTTGCCGACTACGGGATGCGACGAACCGCCCATCGCCTTCACCTCACTGCCCGACATCATGACGGTATGCGGCGTCAGCCAAATAAACAGGGCTAAGATCAAGACCCCGAGCAGCGACTGGTAATACGGCTGATACCGTTCACCGCCACGAAGGCGCGCCATGCTCTGCCATAGGTAATAATTCACGCCAAGAAACAACGCGCCGATCAAGAGCGCCTGCACCACGAAGAGCCAGGTGAGTAAGCCGCCCATCATCGTGACGCCCATGCTCTGACTAAACGCATAGACCGACCGCATCAACCAATAGCCGGCAAAGGGCATGGGTAACAACGCGCAGACCGTGACGAACAGAAACACATACCCCACCCAGTCGAAATAGGCGCGCTCTTCATCGGTCTTGCTGGTAAAGAAGCGATAGCAGGCATAGGCCAACACCACCGCACCGCCGGACATAATGTCTGCCAGGAAACGATGGACGTTTAATGGATTCCACAGCGCCGAATGGAGCAAATGCCATCCGTTGCCCAGAAACCGCCCTTTGGCATCGACACCGGCCGGCGCCATCATGAAGGCCGACCAGGAGTTCGCCAAGAACAGCAGCGCGGCCCCGAACAGGTTCGTCAAGACACCGATCGAGGCATGCCCCCACTTCAGCGCCGGCGCAGCCATCCGGCTCCAACTGTAGTAATAGAGAATGAGCAGCAGCGATTCCCCGACGAACACGATCGCATAGAACGGCATGAAGGCCTTGAACGTCCCGCCCATATACTTCATGAAACTGGGATAGAAGAAGATGAACATCCCGAGCATGAGGCTCCCGACCACAGCCGTCACCGACAGAGCCAGGAGAGAGACTTTTGCCAAATCTCGCGCGAGGCCATCATAACGAAGGGCCAGCGCAGGCTTTTTACTGCTGAGCCCCAGGAACTCCAGCAAGACACAAAAGATCGGCAGTGCGAGGACAAACCCTCCGAAATACGTGTGCTGTTGCGTGACAAACCACACGAGCAATCGGCTGTCGAACGAACCGATCCTCGAATAAACCGTCTCTTGAGGAGAAGGAGCCGGCGGCCCCTGGGGAACGCCAGGTGTCTTGAAGTAGAGGTCGGTGGCATCCTCGGCAAAGGACTGGCTCTGACCACCCCAGCCGATCCAGGAAACAGCCAGCACAATCGCGATCAGGGCAACAAACCAGAACGCCCCGTGAGTTCTTTTTTTCATGGCCATAGGCTTAACCCTTTGAACCAGCCGTCATGGAGATGCCTGCACCGGTCGACTTGCCAAGAATTCCCATCACAAAGGGACAGCGAAGCAAGGCACTCGAGATCGTCAGTCCCTGTTGTTCTTCGACCTGCCGGCGAAACCCGAGATAATAACAATACAGCGCCATCATGCCCGTCACACACCCGCCACCGACCATGGCGTAGGCAGTGGGAATGCCAGGCTGTCGCAAGAGAAAAATGACCGATCCTGCCGCCACGAGATAGTACGTCGCGGCAAAGGCCAGTCCAGGCCACCACCAGTACTTCAGCAATTCACTGGCCTTCGTCTGGAACAATCCTTGAGTCCATGACGCGTCTGGACGAAGCCCGCCGAAATAGGCACAGAGCGCGACTCCGCCTCCCAACGACGCCACAGCAGACAACTGGACCAGCGCCGCTCCCTGACTTCCCTCGACGAACTGTCCTAATGAAGCGCCCACAGCACCGACGATGAGGCCAACTCCAACCCAGGGGGCCAGTTCCATCCCATGACTCTGCACCAGCGTGCGAAGGGCTGCTCCATCTGGGAACGTGGGAAACGGACGGCCCATGAGAGCAATTTTCCGCACATGGCCAATCTCAAACGCGTCGCGCGCGACGGCGGTGCAGGAAATGATAATGGCCATCATGGCCGGCCCATCCGGATGTTGGAGATAGTCATATCCCACGAGCCACAACAGCGCCAAGACCAACAGGGACAACTGGACCCCGTAGACAAATCCAATCCAGCCGCCGAGCCAGAGCAACAGACGACGCCCATCCTCTTGGAGGATCTTCCCCCATGCCGTAGCCCGACCGACGCGATAG from Nitrospirota bacterium carries:
- a CDS encoding c-type cytochrome; protein product: MKNSFSLKAGALLATAFGIILVSGSTGGVAFAADALPEGFKKAELSPEPAADMIEAGKRVYFTKCVWCHGVDGAGDGPGADRLWPRPRNFNQGTFKIRRTASGELPLFDAKKPIPGQNDLFETVTHGLPGSAMPSWEGILTEEQRLQVLSFVTTQLVKDRKFTDKASESQTVLQLDELKPIAASEESLKKGAELIVEKKCVECHGAEGRGDGNAFNLKDDWGFSIQPADWHKCWNFRGSRQDPYNVKNIFRTFSTGVNGTPMPSFADNSTVEERWHIANFVNSLCEREADGKPLAIDPQADKPKINFVVSSGVVEGEIPADPEHELWKNRARRYIAMGGQITHKPRNFVNRIDDIWVKSLYNDKHVVFMFQWDDRTKSVAEGKLPWAPTSVNVDVKEQDPKTGEEGSIASHQNNYTVYNDAVAMQTAVKWKELPAPIKPRYLFGSNEQFPVDIVKWEADGSLRAFEGTGWDKDFTQRDTYEENIKILHSEWKNGRWTVIIQRPLGNKKDQDYDEDTFFEMGQYIPTVFFAWDGHNGDAGRKMAVSAFYYTFLEPPTPREAYIYPVVIAFGVVLLEGWVLTRRSNKRKGKTL
- a CDS encoding cytochrome c: MKALMSVAALIGAVGILLLAGMIVDIIPSNTVRLVEGYMPMQVLFELALFVAGFTGLSYMSASMGMALPRFWQGIFFWSFILLYLKYRVYPPIPFSVRAMYGTVSLIAVFMWVSANEEDWKKFKQPIMNILDAQTGANKLLRYAYLVLLPILIGGFSYNAMVPKSEEPIELRTVHPAPPASTKVHGKTYTLQTSQNPYRVNLEGKFDQEYSNANIVEQGMGRLMKPNANPWDKDAQGYLKYVREGGEIFFQNCHFCHGDNLNGRGLHAFAFNPIPANFTDPGTIAQLQETFIFWRVAKGGIGLPNEGFPWASVMPPWEQHLTVDEIWKVILFEYWHTGYYPRTWD
- a CDS encoding nitric oxide reductase; amino-acid sequence: MGDLINEAISIGWPLLALLAGLLVYSLISISDPTAKKRATFKLFIGTIAAFMLLLAIAHYETSFYGANRMLPVSLVLITAMCFMMGIYFPNQAALLKIGGFMFLVAAGLSGYGNWLPQVEGGFPPKEEKLQYEAMTAQQLADEGEKIIFGGIGQNKVQGAIGKGQCPLCHAFHKGMLGERAPNLDGIPERAGKERLEDPKYSKGKPAGRDYAQKEAFPGAGTAENGQEYIAESHSCPSCYVVAGFGVKGTNDKESPMPAIHKPPISLSLAELAAVDTWLYIREGRDAPTYDEIVKSYEKFIPEADRPKQQDDKAAGPPSALLADGTEPVDQILAKAQCVSCHTIPGIPGAVGTIGPKLEEGTNAPLRIKDKDYKGTAKTVPDYIMESIVSPSAYVVKPFPDNTMPKVFGQKLSAGALKKIVDYLSQVKAGSPPPKIS
- a CDS encoding cytochrome ubiquinol oxidase subunit I; the protein is MGLVAGKKLFSIMALCAMIGLLLLPIAVSLPTLALGADAPDAVKKDGEAKVEKGRDVYYKTEGIVVGAPAPKTVDGPRDYPRYNFESRVLLWFANQQHLYYGSFVLAVPIFCMVIEFMGVVTKDKAMAKRYDQLAYDFIKISLTAYSLTAILGGILIFTFLTLYPAFFGYLSSIFRPVMHIYALMFVAESGTLYIYYYGWDKMREGFLKWIHLSLSVILNVIGTLLMFLANSWIGFMMSPAGVDEQGRYLGNIWHVIHTALWNPLNLHRILGNMAFGGGVVAAYAAYKFLASKTDEDRAHYDWMGYIAMALGVAFLIPLPFAGYWLMREVYAYRQQMGITLMGGLLAWLFIIQATMIGILFLSTNYYLWQALGRMRGAEKYQRYIKYLVFVLCCGYLVFITPHTIVMTPAELKAMGGQQHPVLGNYGVMSAKNGGINVIITTTILSFVWYMRGNKVSTVSWSKFGNIFMGMFFGCAYVNIIGLAVLGYYIPANVRVGLSVPQVATTLSCLFFMFALNSFMMKGAKQMGPIEWGKISARSQYALIMLATAFTWMMGLMGYIRSSVRLFWHVNEIMRDNSPWAYTHTVGFAANMISFNVLFFWISILFVFWLGSLGIKKAPVEVKAGVPGGAAQPAGSH
- a CDS encoding SUMF1/EgtB/PvdO family nonheme iron enzyme encodes the protein MLESKFKIAFLLTVLVFAALPILAIIRGTTLTPFEDPPSNSTDATPSEPLDSSQVTREEPVREEMVSIPAGPFIRGTDHDGFDERPQRTLVLDAFAIDRYEVANFYYQQFVDATGHRKSGPPSRYAKNMSRMRGINQPVVYVSWEDAEAYCHWKGKRLPTEAEWEKAMRGTDGRLWPWGNVEQPNGANWARVQDGHDVAAPVGAVLTDKSPYGVMDGAGNVMEWVADWYAESYFKETPERNPQGPEFGTFRVLRGGGYATTGADIRITSRSKMVSDFRDETIGFRCAVSGMK
- a CDS encoding SUMF1/EgtB/PvdO family nonheme iron enzyme produces the protein MENRGVLIGSIIFVFASFFLIISLLVYESYKAKKMKELVLSIKTESRPAPSSAPSLDYSMYKTKMGDEGREMVQIPEGPFIMGSKDGDPDEVPERQVFLKGFFLDKKEVSQEEYARFAKMTKRPLPKIEVFEDDQSKLLKPEFAAMSMSWDEAGAYCKWAGKRLPTEAEWEKAGRGEGKRKYAWGDTFMNGRANANVDGSEDGYRYLAPPGSFESGRSPYGIYDMTGNVAEWVADSYDEHYYQKAPYRDPKGPDDVDLKVVRGGSWRETEHNARLSKRFAAKHWRTDITIGFRCASDMEIGDSPSAS
- a CDS encoding DUF3047 domain-containing protein, whose translation is MQGAISAQNPSLVLEDFQAKETDGFPSNWDHENQRSQSKGRDAYKVQTENGVSFLAAKDAGQRIKKKKIDWDPKAFPVLTWRWRLHKSATAGTEPIAAIYASLDTDLMFIPVFTKYIWSASKPEGTVTEGGMFSGSEIVVQSGTKDVGQWFEERVNVYEDFKRIHQHEPAAKAWGISIIAGPGVEIDFGSMVASAGR